The window TCCACCTTCGGCAGGATGCAGGCCCAGTTCGAATTTCAAAGCCTGATGGGTGAACTGGTCGGAATGGATGTGGTGAGCAAGCCCAGTTACAGTTGGGGTGCGGTCGCCGGAAATGCCATCCGAATGGCCGCCCGAATAACCGGAAGGGACGAGGTGCTCATCCCCAGGACAGTGGGGCCCGAGAGGCTGGGCACCATCCGGACCTTTTGCCGATCCCTCACGGACCAGTCCGGCATCTGGATCAAACTCGTGGATTACGATCGGGAGACGGGACTCCTGGACCTTGTGGACCTGGAGAAGAAAATCTCTTCCCGAACAGCGGCGGTATATTTCGAAAATCCCACCTTCCTTGGTTCGATCGAGCCACAAGGAGCCGAGATCTCCGAAATCGCCCACCGAAACGGCGCTGAGAGTATCGTGGGGGTCGATCCCATCTCCCTGGGTATCCTGGCGCCCCCTTCCGATTACGGGGCTGATATCGTGGTGGGCACCGCCCAGCCCTTGGGAATTCACATGAATTACGGAGGGGGCGAGTTCGGGTTCATTGCCAGCCGGGACGAGGAAAAATACGTGGCAGAGTATCCATCATGGCTTATCAGTGTCGTGGAAACGGTGAAAGAAGGGGAATACGGCTTTGGGTTTCCAAGGTTCGAGAGGACTTCCTACATCGGACGGGACAAGGCAAAGGACTTCCTGGGCACCGTCGCAGGTCTTTGGACCATCGCTGCTGCAGTCTACATGTCCCTGATGGGCCCCAGGGGTTTTGAGGAGATCGGTGAAACGATCATCCAGCGCTCCCATTACGCCATGGAGGTCTTGGGGGGCCTTGAGGGTGTGAAAGTCCTGTTTCCTTCCAATGTGTTCAAGGAATTCGTATTGAATTTCAACGAAACTGGAAAAAGCGTGAAGGATATCAACAAGGCCTTACTGGATTACAAGATCTTCGGTGGCATCGACCTTTCCGGATCCTTTCCAGAACTGGGCCAAAGCGCCCTCTATTGTGTGACGGAGGTCCACAGCAAGCGGGATATCGATACCTTGGCCGCGTCTTTGAAGGAGGTGATCTCAAAATGAAAACCACACCGAAGATAAGGGCTTTTCACTCGCCGGTCTGGAGCGAACCGATCATCATGGAAATGGGACGGAAAGGGGAACGGGGGATACTCCCTCCTCGAACGGAAGAGGAGATAAGGTCAGTGGTGGGGGAGGCCCGATCCTATATTCCTGAAAAGATGAGAAGAAAGGAGGCCCCCAACCTCCCTGAGATCGCCCAGCCCCAGGTGTTGAGGCATTTCCTGCATCTTTCCCAGATGTGCCTGGGGATGGAAACGAACATCGACGCCGAAGGGACGGCCACCATGAAGTACAGTCCCAAGGTGAACGAGGCCCTTGCGCGGATGCCGGAGATGACCGAGATCCATCCCTTTCAGGCCGAAGAGACGGTCCAGGGGATCCTGGAGATCATCTACAAGCTGGACCTTTTTCTGAGGGAGATCTCGGGCTTGGACCGCTTCACCTTCCAACCCCCGGGGGGATCCATGGCGACTTACACAAACGCCTGCATCCTTCGCGCCTATCACAGCGAGAGGGGGGAAGGTGCCCAGCGAGATGAGGTCATCACGACCCTTTTCTCCCATCCCTGTAACGCAGCGACTTCGGCTACGGCCGGCTTCAAGGTAATCACCCTGATGCCAGGGGATGACGGGTACCCGGACTTCGAGGCCCTGAAGGCCGCCCTCTCGGAGCGGACGGCCGGCCTGATGATCACGAACCCGGAGGATACCGGGATCTACAACCCCAGGATCAAGGAATTCACGGATGCGGTCCACGAAGTGGGGGGACTCTGCTTCTATGACCAGGCCAACGCCAACGGCATCCTCGGGATCACGAGGGCAAGGGAGGCGGGATTCGATGCCTGCCACTTCAACCTTCACAAAACCTTCTCCTCCCCCCACGGCAGTTTCGGTCCGGGGTGCGCCGCCTATGGCGTCCGGGAGCACCTCGCCAAGTACCTTCCAAAACCCCTGGTGACTTACGACGGCAAGATGTATCGGCTGGATCACGATCGCCCTGACAGCATCGGGAAGGTCCGGGAGTTCCACGGTTTTGTCCCGGCCGTCCTGAGGGCCTATGCCTGGATCATGAGCCTGGGCGCCGAAGGGCTGGTGGAGGTGGCCCGCACTTCCGTGCTCAACAACAACTACCTGACCAAAAGGATCGAGGACATCAAGGGGACGGTCCGTTACTATGCGCCGGGCAGGTACCGGCTGGAGCAGACCCGCTGGAGCTGGGAAAAGCTCACACAGGATACCGGAGTGGGCACCTTGGATATTCAAAGAAG is drawn from Deltaproteobacteria bacterium and contains these coding sequences:
- the gcvPA gene encoding aminomethyl-transferring glycine dehydrogenase subunit GcvPA, whose amino-acid sequence is MEKEKAFVHPYIPNSAPDLKAEMLKEIGVKDVEEIYSEIPDPLRFKGRLNLPDPFTSEYDLKRHVKGILSRNKTCEEFLNFLGGGCWQHYVPAVCDEIINRSEFLTAYGGTAYSTFGRMQAQFEFQSLMGELVGMDVVSKPSYSWGAVAGNAIRMAARITGRDEVLIPRTVGPERLGTIRTFCRSLTDQSGIWIKLVDYDRETGLLDLVDLEKKISSRTAAVYFENPTFLGSIEPQGAEISEIAHRNGAESIVGVDPISLGILAPPSDYGADIVVGTAQPLGIHMNYGGGEFGFIASRDEEKYVAEYPSWLISVVETVKEGEYGFGFPRFERTSYIGRDKAKDFLGTVAGLWTIAAAVYMSLMGPRGFEEIGETIIQRSHYAMEVLGGLEGVKVLFPSNVFKEFVLNFNETGKSVKDINKALLDYKIFGGIDLSGSFPELGQSALYCVTEVHSKRDIDTLAASLKEVISK
- the gcvPB gene encoding aminomethyl-transferring glycine dehydrogenase subunit GcvPB translates to MKTTPKIRAFHSPVWSEPIIMEMGRKGERGILPPRTEEEIRSVVGEARSYIPEKMRRKEAPNLPEIAQPQVLRHFLHLSQMCLGMETNIDAEGTATMKYSPKVNEALARMPEMTEIHPFQAEETVQGILEIIYKLDLFLREISGLDRFTFQPPGGSMATYTNACILRAYHSERGEGAQRDEVITTLFSHPCNAATSATAGFKVITLMPGDDGYPDFEALKAALSERTAGLMITNPEDTGIYNPRIKEFTDAVHEVGGLCFYDQANANGILGITRAREAGFDACHFNLHKTFSSPHGSFGPGCAAYGVREHLAKYLPKPLVTYDGKMYRLDHDRPDSIGKVREFHGFVPAVLRAYAWIMSLGAEGLVEVARTSVLNNNYLTKRIEDIKGTVRYYAPGRYRLEQTRWSWEKLTQDTGVGTLDIQRRMVDYGLQSFFMSHHPWVVPEPFTPEFCESYSIDDMEYWSAVLKRISEEAYSDPELVKSAPHRAPIHMVKYEDLDNPDKWAMTWRAYLKKGGKSICE